Proteins found in one Candidatus Methylomirabilota bacterium genomic segment:
- a CDS encoding adenine phosphoribosyltransferase, with translation MNVADLRAKIRDIKDFPTEGILFRDITTLLKDAPAFRYVIDQLAERYRNERVEVVVAVESRGFIFGGALAHQLRSGFVPVRKLGKLPAKTIEVEYELEYGRDALAMHEDAIRAGQRVLAVDDLLATGGTMAATLRLIEQLGGHVVGVAFLIELAFLHGREKLKNYPLHSLIVYA, from the coding sequence ATGAACGTCGCCGACCTGCGGGCGAAGATCCGGGACATCAAGGATTTTCCGACCGAGGGCATCCTCTTCAGGGACATCACGACCCTCCTCAAGGACGCGCCCGCGTTCCGTTACGTCATCGATCAGCTCGCCGAGCGATACCGGAACGAGCGCGTCGAGGTGGTCGTCGCCGTCGAATCGCGCGGGTTCATCTTCGGCGGCGCGCTGGCCCACCAGCTGCGGTCCGGGTTCGTGCCGGTCCGCAAGCTGGGTAAACTCCCGGCCAAGACCATCGAGGTCGAATACGAGCTGGAGTACGGGCGCGACGCGCTGGCGATGCACGAGGACGCCATCCGCGCCGGGCAGCGCGTCCTCGCGGTGGACGACCTGCTGGCGACCGGGGGCACGATGGCCGCCACGCTGCGGCTGATCGAGCAGCTCGGCGGGCACGTCGTCGGCGTGGCGTTTCTGATCGAGCTGGCGTTCCTGCACGGCCGGGAAAAGCTCAAGAACTACCCGCTGCACTCGCTGATCGTGTACGCTTAG
- a CDS encoding GntR family transcriptional regulator, translating to MNYRSGIPRYLQIAEALRHHLRGEGERIPSEHQLCAQYKVSRPTIRQALDILVQEGLLYRHAGRGTFSTPTPGGDRKLRVIGSIDDMIALGDETWLKLISHETLPVPANVAQALRLPPGSKGTRIVGVRHAEGGPFQHVTVWLPTPIALALSDEDLSKTSLIAAIERQSDVRVKTLEQVADAVLAPRQVAELLQVRPRSPLLMFERTYYATTGEPVEHAVSYQTGRRYPYRVVLARAERRS from the coding sequence GTGAACTACCGCTCCGGTATTCCGCGCTACCTCCAGATCGCCGAGGCGCTGCGCCACCACCTGCGCGGCGAGGGGGAGCGGATCCCCTCCGAGCACCAGCTCTGCGCCCAGTACAAGGTCAGCCGTCCCACCATCCGCCAGGCGCTCGACATCCTGGTCCAGGAGGGACTGCTCTACCGTCACGCCGGCCGCGGCACCTTCAGCACGCCCACCCCGGGCGGCGACCGCAAGCTGCGCGTGATCGGCTCCATCGACGACATGATCGCGCTCGGCGACGAGACGTGGCTCAAGCTGATCTCCCACGAGACGCTGCCCGTGCCCGCCAACGTCGCCCAGGCGCTGCGCCTGCCCCCCGGCTCCAAGGGCACGCGCATCGTCGGCGTCCGCCACGCCGAGGGCGGCCCGTTCCAGCACGTCACGGTGTGGCTGCCCACGCCGATCGCGCTGGCGCTGTCCGACGAGGACCTCTCCAAGACCTCGCTCATCGCCGCCATCGAGCGCCAGTCCGACGTGCGCGTGAAGACGCTGGAGCAGGTGGCCGACGCGGTGCTGGCGCCGCGGCAGGTGGCCGAGCTTCTCCAGGTGCGGCCGCGCTCGCCGCTGCTCATGTTCGAGCGCACGTACTACGCGACGACCGGCGAGCCGGTCGAGCACGCGGTGTCGTACCAGACGGGCCGGCGCTATCCCTACCGCGTCGTGCTCGCGCGCGCGGAGCGCCGGAGCTGA
- a CDS encoding 3-hydroxybutyryl-CoA dehydrogenase, producing the protein MTIKQVGVLGCGLMGSGIAQVAAQAGFRTTVVEANDELLQRGLGNLRTTLEGLVAKGKLDAGGKDDTLGRLSGTTRLEDLKDCDIVVEAITENQQLKNETFARLDRVCPPHAILASNTSSCNVTAMAAATRRAGRVLGLHFFNPVPLMKLVEVVRTILTEDAAVQAATEWIRAVGKVPVQTKDSTAFIVNRLLVPYLLDAVRLYESGLGSLEDIDQAMKLGCGYPMGPFTLLDLVGLDTAMHVAEVMFEEFREPRYAPPPLLKRMVMAGHLGRKSGRGFYTYAGEGR; encoded by the coding sequence ATGACCATCAAGCAGGTGGGCGTTCTCGGATGCGGCCTCATGGGTTCGGGCATCGCGCAGGTCGCGGCTCAGGCGGGCTTCCGGACCACCGTCGTCGAGGCGAACGACGAGCTGCTGCAGCGCGGGCTGGGCAACCTCCGCACGACCCTCGAGGGCCTGGTAGCCAAGGGCAAGCTCGACGCCGGGGGAAAGGACGACACGCTCGGCCGACTGAGCGGCACCACGCGCCTGGAGGACCTCAAGGACTGCGACATCGTCGTGGAGGCGATCACCGAGAACCAGCAGCTCAAGAACGAGACCTTCGCCAGGCTCGACCGGGTTTGCCCGCCGCACGCAATCCTCGCCAGCAATACGTCCTCTTGCAACGTCACCGCCATGGCGGCCGCCACCCGGCGCGCGGGACGGGTGCTGGGGCTGCACTTCTTCAACCCCGTGCCCCTCATGAAGCTCGTAGAGGTCGTGCGTACCATCCTCACCGAGGACGCCGCGGTGCAGGCGGCGACCGAGTGGATCCGAGCGGTCGGCAAGGTCCCGGTGCAGACCAAGGACTCGACGGCGTTCATCGTCAACCGGCTGCTGGTGCCTTACCTGCTCGATGCCGTCCGGCTCTACGAGAGCGGGCTCGGCTCCCTCGAGGACATCGATCAGGCGATGAAGCTCGGCTGCGGCTATCCCATGGGCCCATTCACGCTCCTCGATCTGGTCGGCCTGGACACCGCGATGCACGTCGCCGAGGTGATGTTCGAGGAGTTCCGCGAGCCCCGCTACGCGCCGCCTCCCCTGCTCAAGCGGATGGTGATGGCGGGCCACCTGGGGCGGAAGAGCGGACGCGGGTTCTACACCTACGCGGGCGAGGGCCGCTGA